One genomic window of Micropterus dolomieu isolate WLL.071019.BEF.003 ecotype Adirondacks linkage group LG14, ASM2129224v1, whole genome shotgun sequence includes the following:
- the mpp2b gene encoding MAGUK p55 subfamily member 2b isoform X2, giving the protein MPVATSSSDSAMHQALDTLSDSTSSTTANDLDLIFLKGIMESPVAHEQFEEPKLEAVRENNVELVQDILKELSPLAHMSQAADELVRILKEPHFQSLLETHDSVASKNYETPPPSPCSFMDAALNNQPVPPDAVRMVGIRKVSGEHLGVTFRVESGELVIARILHGGMIDQQGLLHVGDIIKEVNGKEVGNDPKVLQEMLKEASGSVVLKILPSYQEPHTPRQAFVKCHFDYDPSHDNLIPCKEAGLSFSSGDILQIFNQEDLNWWQACHIEGGSAGLIPSQLLEEKRKAFVKRDLELATTGPLCAGMGGKKKKKMMYLTTKNAEFDRHELRIYEEVAKVPPFRRKTLVLIGAQGVGRRSLKNKLLVSDPQRYGTTIPFTSRKPKVDERDGQLYSFMTRSEMECDIKNGRFLEHGEYDGNLYGTKINSIHEVIETGKICILDVNPQALKVLRTSEFLPYVVFIEAPDFEVLKAMNRSAIESGVVTKQMADSELKRTVDESERIKRAYGHYFDVCIINDGLEAAFRSLRSALEKLSTEQQWVPVSWVF; this is encoded by the exons GCCCATGAGCAGTTTGAGGAACCCAAGCTTGAGGCTGTGAGGGAGAACAACGTGGAGCTGGTCCAGGACATCCTCAAGGAGCTCAGCCCGTTAGCACACATGAGTCAGGCAGCCGACGAGCTGGTCCGCATCCTGAAGGAGCCTCACTTTCAG TCCCTCCTGGAGACCCATGATTCTGTGGCGTCCAAAAACTACGAGACCCCTCCCCCCAGCCCCTGTTCCTTCATGGACGCAGCCCTCAACAACCAGCCTGTTCCCCCAGATGCAGTCAGGATGGTGGGCATCCGTAAGGTGTCCGGCGAGCACCTG ggagtGACGTTTCGAGTGGAGAGTGGCGAGCTGGTGATTGCCAGGATCCTCCATGGCGGTATGATTGACCAGCAAGGTCTGCTCCATGTGGGTGACATCATCAAGGAGGTGAACGGCAAAGAGGTGGGCAATGACCCGAAAGTGCTCCAGGAGATGCTAAAGGAGGCGAGCGGCAGTGTGGTACTAAAGATCCTGCCCAGCTACCAGGAGCCACACACACCAAGACAG GCCTTTGTAAAGTGTCACTTTGACTACGATCCATCCCATGATAACCTGATTCCCTGTAAGGAAGCAGGGCTTAGCTTCAGCAGTGGAGACATTTTGCAGATTTTCAACCAGGAGGACCTCAACTGGTGGCAG GCCTGCCACATAGAGGGAGGCAGTGCAGGTCTCATTCCGAGTCAGCTGCTTGAGGAGAAGAGGAAAGCGTTTGTAAAGAGAGACCTTGAGCTCGCTACCACAG GTCCTCTATGTGCTGGGATGGGTggcaagaagaaaaaaaagatgatgtATTTGACTACCAAGAATGCAG AATTCGATCGCCATGAGCTGCGGATATATGAAGAGGTTGCCAAGGTCCCGCCCTTCAGGAGGAAGACGCTGGTTCTGATCGGTGCGCAGGGGGTCGGCCGTCGCAGTctgaaaaacaagctgctggTGTCGGATCCCCAGCGGTACGGCACCACAATCCCCT TCACCTCCAGAAAACCAAAGGTGGATGAGAGGGACGGCCAGCTGTACTCATTCATGACCCGCAGCGAAATGGAGTGCGACATCAAAAATGGTCGTTTCTTGGAGCACGGCGAGTACGACGGGAACCTTTACGGCACTAAGATCAACTCTATACATGAGGTGATAGAAACAGGAAAGATCTGCATACTGGACGTCAACCCACAG GCTCTCAAAGTCCTGCGGACGTCAGAGTTCCTGCCCTATGTTGTGTTCATTGAAGCTCCAGATTTTGAGGTTCTCAAAGCTATGAATAGGTCAGCAATTGAGTCAGGAGTGGTCACAAAACAGATGGCG GACTCTGAATTAAAGAGGACGGTGGATGAGAGTGAACGCATTAAGCGGGCCTATGGACATTACTTCGACGTCTGCATCATAAATGATGGCCTGGAAGCGGCTTTCCGAAGTCTACGGTCGGCACTGGAGAAACTGTCAACGGAGCAGCAGTGGGTGCCTGTCAGCTGGGTCTTCTAA